The following are encoded in a window of Methanofastidiosum sp. genomic DNA:
- a CDS encoding type II toxin-antitoxin system HicA family toxin, which yields MKEKLPRVSPDKIIKALIKLGFSEVRQSGSHKIFKNESGIRITVPYHSGKTIHPKVLREILNSLEITIEDLKKLF from the coding sequence ATGAAAGAGAAACTTCCAAGAGTTAGTCCTGATAAAATAATAAAAGCATTGATAAAACTTGGATTCTCAGAAGTAAGACAAAGTGGAAGTCATAAAATATTCAAGAATGAATCGGGAATACGAATAACAGTACCTTATCATTCTGGGAAAACTATCCACCCAAAAGTATTAAGAGAAATACTAAACAGTTTAGAGATTACGATAGAAGATTTGAAGAAATTATTTTGA
- a CDS encoding BCCT family transporter — MNLFVSVTSGVFILIFALYALLQLDRANKLLQSINSAILTNFDWVFILSSNIFLLICIGLALSKLGNVRIGGIDSVPEFSKIAWYSMLISAGMGIGLMFWAVGEPLTHFINAPPIFESADPAVSALASTFLHWGLHPWGIYTLIGLGLAYFAFNRKLPLSIRSVFYPFLKDKIYGIHGDIIDTFAVLATMFGLATSLGLGTLQINSGLDYIFNIGVSTGIQVGIIIVVTLLATVSVMAGIHKGVRFLSEVNMRIAFVFMMLIFLLGPTTYILRLFVNSIGVYFGNIVQYATFLSTTGDSNWQGAWTIFYLAWWISWSPFVGMFIARISKGRTIREFIVGVLFIPSLISFFWLSVFGGSAIFVDGLSGGSLFQTVQDNYPVALFEMINLLNIPLAAEAVRLALFVLITLLVMTFFITSSDSGSLVVNKLTSSGVLGAPKRQRVFWALLEGVLAATLLIIGGELALETLQTAVIIAGLPLAVVLFFMSFSLIKGIGETYEDQHKIRKKDEFWGIINELGLDVPVEDLEVDEDQEK, encoded by the coding sequence ATGAACCTGTTTGTATCTGTTACAAGTGGGGTCTTCATTCTGATTTTTGCCCTTTATGCGCTTTTACAACTGGATAGGGCAAATAAGCTCTTGCAGTCTATAAATAGTGCAATACTTACAAACTTTGATTGGGTTTTCATCCTTTCTAGTAACATATTTTTGCTTATCTGTATAGGTTTAGCTCTTTCAAAGCTGGGAAATGTCAGAATCGGCGGCATAGATAGTGTGCCAGAGTTTTCTAAGATTGCCTGGTACTCTATGCTTATATCAGCCGGGATGGGCATAGGATTAATGTTTTGGGCTGTAGGAGAACCGCTAACGCACTTTATCAATGCTCCACCAATATTTGAAAGCGCTGATCCCGCAGTATCAGCACTAGCATCAACATTTCTTCACTGGGGGCTCCATCCTTGGGGAATCTATACTTTGATTGGGCTAGGATTGGCCTACTTTGCATTTAACAGAAAACTTCCCCTATCAATTAGGTCTGTATTCTACCCTTTCTTAAAGGATAAGATTTACGGCATACATGGGGATATCATAGATACCTTTGCGGTATTGGCCACAATGTTTGGGCTTGCAACATCTCTTGGTCTTGGAACATTGCAGATAAATAGCGGCCTTGATTACATTTTTAACATAGGGGTAAGCACAGGGATCCAGGTGGGGATAATAATTGTGGTAACGCTTCTTGCAACAGTATCTGTGATGGCGGGTATACACAAAGGTGTACGATTTTTATCTGAAGTTAATATGAGGATTGCCTTCGTGTTTATGATGTTGATATTTTTATTGGGGCCCACAACTTACATATTGCGACTTTTTGTAAACTCTATAGGCGTCTACTTTGGAAATATCGTTCAGTATGCAACATTTCTATCAACAACTGGAGACTCTAATTGGCAGGGCGCATGGACTATATTCTATCTCGCCTGGTGGATATCATGGTCTCCATTTGTCGGGATGTTTATTGCAAGAATCTCTAAAGGAAGAACAATAAGAGAGTTTATAGTGGGTGTATTATTTATACCGTCACTAATATCGTTTTTCTGGCTGTCTGTATTTGGAGGAAGTGCCATATTTGTCGATGGACTTTCAGGTGGCTCTCTCTTTCAGACTGTCCAGGATAACTATCCTGTGGCACTTTTTGAAATGATTAATCTTTTGAACATTCCACTAGCAGCCGAAGCAGTTAGGCTTGCTCTTTTTGTCCTAATTACTCTCTTAGTCATGACATTCTTTATCACCTCCTCAGACTCCGGATCTTTAGTTGTAAACAAGCTTACATCAAGCGGCGTTCTAGGCGCTCCAAAGCGCCAAAGGGTATTCTGGGCTCTCCTAGAAGGTGTTTTGGCTGCAACCTTATTGATTATAGGGGGGGAGTTGGCCTTAGAGACACTTCAAACTGCAGTTATAATTGCTGGACTTCCCTTGGCAGTTGTCCTCTTCTTCATGTCATTTTCTCTAATAAAGGGAATAGGTGAAACTTACGAGGATCAGCACAAAATAAGGAAGAAGGATGAGTTCTGGGGAATTATAAATGAGTTAGGATTGGATGTTCCTGTAGAGGATTTGGAGGTAGATGAAGACCAAGAAAAGTAA
- a CDS encoding PIN domain-containing protein translates to MKREEYYNLTKNFLKRVDEREIIGVINSVVISETYFNYIRIKISEKYRINLKDVVKKIKEDSQILGEISIDVVVDTFRLDNLNILEYNSEISIKEFIVRYSLLPNDAIHAATCKYYDIKNIATNDSDFERVDFLKVWKP, encoded by the coding sequence TTGAAACGTGAAGAATATTATAACTTGACAAAAAATTTTCTAAAAAGAGTTGATGAAAGAGAAATTATAGGAGTAATCAATTCCGTTGTTATTTCTGAAACTTATTTTAATTATATACGAATTAAAATAAGTGAAAAATATAGAATAAATCTAAAAGACGTTGTAAAAAAGATAAAGGAAGATTCCCAAATCTTAGGTGAGATTTCTATTGATGTTGTTGTTGATACATTTAGATTGGACAATTTGAATATTTTAGAATATAATTCAGAAATATCAATTAAAGAGTTTATAGTTAGGTATTCACTCCTCCCAAACGATGCGATCCACGCTGCTACTTGCAAATACTATGACATCAAGAATATAGCGACAAACGACAGCGACTTTGAAAGGGTCGATTTTTTGAAAGTCTGGAAGCCTTAA
- a CDS encoding PIN domain-containing protein, with the protein MYEGIKILQLGEEISKLSFDLSKEYGLLPNDAIHAASCKYYDIKNIATNDSDFESLEALEEELGLLL; encoded by the coding sequence ATGTATGAAGGAATCAAAATCCTGCAACTTGGTGAAGAAATATCCAAACTTTCATTTGACTTATCGAAAGAATACGGACTTTTACCAAACGATGCGATCCACGCTGCCAGTTGCAAATACTATGACATCAAGAATATAGCGACAAATGACAGCGACTTTGAAAGTCTGGAAGCCTTAGAAGAAGAATTGGGCTTACTTTTATGA
- a CDS encoding HEPN domain-containing protein yields the protein MDKLSEDYLKRASIRYEVLDEYLKREGYAEVVREAQETVELLLKAVLLDMGLIVPTMHDVSIILDKNKDFLKEPFLSNSDKIRTISKTLRKEREVSFYGAEDFLPSEEYAQSDAIRAIDDVKFVLDIVKKTLELE from the coding sequence TTGGATAAACTTTCAGAAGACTATTTAAAACGTGCCAGTATTAGATATGAAGTATTGGATGAATATCTCAAAAGAGAAGGGTATGCAGAAGTAGTAAGAGAAGCCCAGGAAACTGTGGAGCTTTTATTAAAGGCCGTCTTACTAGATATGGGGCTGATTGTCCCGACTATGCACGATGTTAGTATTATCCTAGATAAAAATAAAGACTTTTTAAAAGAGCCATTCTTATCTAATTCTGATAAAATAAGAACTATCTCCAAAACATTAAGAAAAGAAAGGGAGGTAAGCTTCTACGGTGCTGAAGACTTTTTACCTTCTGAAGAATATGCTCAAAGTGACGCAATAAGGGCCATAGATGATGTAAAGTTTGTTTTAGACATTGTAAAAAAAACTTTAGAACTAGAATGA
- a CDS encoding type II toxin-antitoxin system HicB family antitoxin — MESLKFPIIIEKDSDGYFAFCPDIEGCYTQGDTYEEVIENIKDVIKLLLEEMSETGQKLPENQNVSFTTVEVAI; from the coding sequence ATGGAATCATTAAAATTTCCAATAATAATAGAAAAGGATTCAGATGGGTATTTTGCATTCTGCCCCGATATTGAGGGATGCTACACTCAAGGGGACACCTACGAGGAAGTCATAGAAAATATTAAAGATGTTATTAAACTACTTTTAGAGGAAATGAGCGAAACAGGACAAAAGTTACCAGAAAATCAGAATGTAAGCTTTACTACAGTTGAAGTGGCAATATGA